A single Triticum dicoccoides isolate Atlit2015 ecotype Zavitan chromosome 2A, WEW_v2.0, whole genome shotgun sequence DNA region contains:
- the LOC119353074 gene encoding germin-like protein 8-14 has protein sequence MANAMLLAAVLVYFLVLPFSALALTQDFCVADLACPDTPAGYPCKKGVGPGDFYYHGLATAGNTNNLIKAAVTPAFVGQFPGVNGLGISAARLDIAVGGVVPLHTHPAASELLFVTEGTILAGFISSSSNTVYTKTLYKGDIMVFPQGLLHYQYNGGSSPAVALVAFSGPNPGLQITDYALFANNLPSAVVETVTFLDDAQVKKLKSVLGGTG, from the coding sequence ATGGCCAACGCAATGTTGCTCGCTGCAGTGCTCGTCTACTTCCTCGTCCTGCCCTTCTCCGCCCTGGCCCTGACCCAGGACTTCTGCGTGGCCGACCTGGCCTGCCCCGACACGCCGGCGGGGTACCCGTGCAAAAAGGGCGTCGGCCCGGGCGACTTCTACTACCACGGCCTCGCCACCGCGGGCAACACCAACAACCTCATCAAGGCGGCCGTCACGCCGGCCTTCGTGGGCCAGTTCCCCGGCGTCAACGGGCTGGGCATCTCCGCCGCCAGGCTCGACATCGCCGTCGGAGGCGTCGTGCCGCTCCACACCCACCCGGCCGCCTCTGAGCTGCTCTTCGTTACCGAGGGCACCATCCTCGCCGGCTTCATCAGCTCCTCCTCCAACACCGTCTACACCAAGACGCTCTACAAGGGCGACATCATGGTGTTCCCCCAGGGCCTGCTCCACTATCAGTACAACGGCGGCAGCTCCCCGGCCGTCGCCCTCGTCGCCTTCAGCGGCCCCAACCCCGGCCTGCAGATCACCGACTACGCGCTCTTCGCCAACAACCTCCCGTCCGCCGTCGTCGAGACCGTCACCTTCCTCGACGACGCGCAGGTCAAGAAGCTCAAGTCCGTGCTCGGCGGCACCGGCTAA